Proteins encoded together in one Microbacterium sp. ABRD28 window:
- a CDS encoding bifunctional proline dehydrogenase/L-glutamate gamma-semialdehyde dehydrogenase yields the protein MVTDPFRGDTDLAASGDDLAESAVQLAQRWITESAQVDVDPSAARLAGVLKDPNGLPFTIGFVDGVMRPESLGAAASQLHRVAPLVPDFLPWYLRGAVQVGGAVAPVLPTPVVPLARRALREMVRHLIVDARPKKLGPAIAELRASGARLNLNLLGEAVLGEDEALRRLDGIHDLIRRPDVDYVSVKVSAIASHISMWAFDEVVDKVVDRLMPLYLSAASDGTFINLDMEEYRDLDLTIAVFTRILEDPRLADLDAGIVLQAYLPDALPALRELTAWARARVRGGGAGIKVRLVKGANLAMERVDAVMHGWELATYGSKLDSDANYLRCLDEALRAENAAAVRVGVAGHNLFDIAYAWLLAGERGVRDRVEFEMLLGMAQGQVEAVSREVGPVLLYVPVVAPDEFDVAISYLVRRLEENASSENFLSAAFDLADDPALFERERERFLASVARASDPDLPTGPNRTQDRTGSGNDDTSATDAARGALLRPTSEADDDGLTREVLGIARSVSVDPGETIPIAPEVGGILFGGQEIVETAVYAARESGPAALGAPGFANAPDSDPALPANRGWAREILGRVSGSQAGVGTIAAARLEDASEVEAVIDRVRSAAEAWGARAAADRAEVLAAAGRALEARRAGLIEVAASETGKVFAEADVEVSEAIDFAHYYAATARELDRVSGAVFVPARLTVVAPPWNFPVAIPAGGVLAALAAGSGVVFKPAPQARRCAAVVAEALWEAGVPRDVLSLVDIEEGELGQRLISHEGVDRVILTGSWDTAALFRSWRPDLPLLAETSGKNAMIVMPSADLDLAASDVVKSAFGHAGQKCSAASLVILVGPVARSQRFLRQLVDATTSLRIAPPTDPLAEVGPVIEAPRGKLDWALTTLDEGEKWLVEPRALDASGEYEGRLWRPGIRTGVRPGSRFHREEFFGPVLGVMQARSLAEAIELQNAVDYGLTAGLYTQSPDDLAVWLDRVEAGNLYVNRGITGAIVQRQPFGGWKRSSVGAGAKAGGPNYLIGLGSWRPSTGAPPSATLHLRGLDSRITTLIEAAQPTLDYQAFEWLRRGALSDAISWDREFGRVKDVSQLGVERNLFRYRPVGVAVRATGDAPWQALLRVIVAALRAGSEVTVSAPVGMPAGVRRVLGEEQVSVFVESDEEFEARMVEARPARVRLVGPPASVNAAQAALADALAGDPDVAVYAGEVTTAGRIELLPFLREQSVTITAHRFGNPDPWSAEVI from the coding sequence ATGGTGACCGACCCCTTTCGGGGCGATACCGACCTGGCGGCATCCGGCGACGATCTCGCCGAGAGCGCCGTGCAACTGGCGCAACGGTGGATCACCGAGAGCGCCCAGGTCGATGTCGACCCCTCCGCCGCCCGCCTCGCCGGTGTTCTGAAAGACCCCAACGGTCTGCCCTTCACGATCGGGTTCGTCGACGGCGTGATGCGTCCGGAGAGCCTCGGCGCCGCGGCATCCCAGCTCCATCGTGTCGCGCCGCTGGTGCCGGACTTCCTGCCCTGGTATCTGCGCGGCGCCGTGCAGGTCGGCGGTGCGGTCGCTCCGGTGCTGCCGACGCCGGTGGTGCCTCTGGCACGTCGGGCGCTCCGCGAGATGGTGCGCCACCTCATCGTCGACGCCCGGCCGAAGAAGCTCGGCCCCGCCATCGCCGAACTGCGCGCGTCCGGCGCGCGGCTGAATCTGAACCTGCTCGGTGAAGCCGTCCTCGGCGAGGACGAGGCACTGCGCCGACTCGACGGGATTCACGACCTCATCCGCCGACCCGACGTCGACTACGTCTCGGTGAAGGTGTCGGCGATCGCCAGTCACATCTCCATGTGGGCCTTCGACGAGGTCGTCGACAAGGTCGTCGACCGGCTCATGCCTCTCTACCTGTCGGCGGCGTCGGATGGCACCTTCATCAACCTCGACATGGAGGAGTACCGCGACCTCGACCTCACCATCGCGGTCTTCACCCGCATCCTCGAAGACCCGCGTCTCGCCGATCTCGACGCGGGGATCGTGCTGCAGGCCTACCTCCCCGATGCGCTTCCGGCTCTGCGGGAACTCACGGCGTGGGCGCGGGCGCGCGTGCGCGGGGGAGGCGCGGGCATCAAGGTGCGCCTGGTGAAGGGCGCGAACCTCGCGATGGAGAGGGTCGACGCGGTCATGCACGGCTGGGAGCTGGCGACCTACGGCTCGAAGCTCGACAGCGACGCCAACTACCTGCGCTGCCTCGACGAGGCGCTGCGCGCCGAGAACGCCGCCGCCGTGCGGGTGGGTGTCGCCGGGCACAACCTCTTCGACATCGCCTATGCGTGGCTGCTCGCCGGCGAGCGCGGGGTGCGCGACCGGGTCGAGTTCGAGATGCTCCTGGGCATGGCGCAGGGTCAGGTCGAGGCGGTCTCGCGCGAGGTCGGCCCGGTGCTGCTCTACGTGCCGGTCGTCGCCCCCGACGAATTCGACGTCGCCATCAGCTACCTCGTCCGCCGACTCGAAGAGAACGCCTCGAGCGAGAATTTCCTCTCCGCGGCGTTCGACCTCGCCGACGACCCCGCCCTGTTCGAGCGTGAGCGCGAGCGATTCCTCGCCTCGGTGGCGCGCGCGAGCGACCCCGATCTGCCGACGGGTCCGAACCGGACCCAGGACCGCACCGGTTCCGGAAACGACGACACCAGCGCGACGGATGCCGCCCGAGGCGCCCTGCTGAGACCGACGTCGGAAGCCGACGACGACGGGCTGACCCGCGAAGTGCTCGGGATCGCCCGCTCGGTCTCGGTCGACCCGGGAGAGACCATTCCGATCGCGCCCGAGGTCGGCGGGATCCTCTTCGGCGGCCAGGAGATCGTCGAGACCGCGGTCTACGCGGCACGCGAGTCGGGACCCGCCGCGCTCGGCGCACCCGGTTTCGCGAACGCGCCGGACTCCGATCCCGCGCTTCCCGCCAACCGAGGGTGGGCGCGCGAGATCCTCGGTCGTGTCTCGGGGTCGCAGGCGGGCGTCGGCACGATCGCCGCGGCACGGCTCGAGGACGCCTCGGAGGTCGAGGCCGTCATCGACCGGGTGCGGTCCGCGGCGGAGGCCTGGGGCGCGAGGGCAGCCGCTGACCGCGCCGAGGTGCTCGCCGCGGCCGGCCGGGCACTGGAAGCGCGCCGCGCGGGACTCATCGAGGTCGCCGCGTCGGAGACCGGGAAGGTCTTCGCCGAGGCCGACGTCGAGGTGAGCGAAGCGATCGATTTCGCCCACTACTACGCCGCCACCGCTCGCGAACTCGACCGGGTCAGCGGTGCGGTCTTCGTACCGGCGCGACTCACGGTGGTCGCGCCGCCCTGGAACTTCCCCGTCGCCATCCCCGCCGGCGGGGTGCTCGCCGCACTCGCCGCAGGGTCGGGCGTGGTCTTCAAGCCCGCGCCGCAGGCGCGCCGCTGCGCCGCCGTGGTCGCCGAGGCGCTGTGGGAGGCGGGGGTGCCCCGCGATGTGCTCTCCCTGGTCGACATCGAGGAGGGCGAGCTCGGACAGCGCCTCATCTCGCACGAGGGCGTGGATCGCGTCATCCTCACCGGCTCGTGGGACACCGCCGCCCTGTTCCGCTCCTGGCGGCCCGATCTGCCGCTCCTGGCCGAGACCAGCGGCAAGAACGCGATGATCGTCATGCCGTCGGCAGACCTCGACCTCGCGGCATCCGATGTGGTCAAGAGCGCCTTCGGGCACGCGGGCCAGAAGTGCTCGGCAGCGTCGCTGGTGATCCTCGTCGGGCCCGTGGCCCGCTCGCAGCGATTCCTGCGGCAGCTGGTCGACGCCACGACATCGCTGCGCATCGCACCGCCCACCGACCCGCTCGCCGAAGTCGGCCCCGTGATCGAGGCGCCGCGGGGCAAGCTCGACTGGGCTCTCACCACCCTCGACGAGGGGGAGAAGTGGCTCGTCGAGCCACGCGCGCTCGACGCGTCCGGGGAGTACGAGGGGCGCCTGTGGCGGCCGGGCATCCGCACCGGCGTCAGGCCCGGGTCGCGGTTCCATCGCGAGGAGTTCTTCGGGCCCGTGCTCGGCGTCATGCAGGCCCGTTCGCTCGCCGAGGCGATCGAGCTGCAGAACGCCGTCGACTACGGGCTGACCGCAGGGCTGTACACCCAGAGCCCCGACGACCTCGCGGTCTGGCTCGACCGCGTCGAGGCCGGCAACCTCTACGTCAATCGCGGCATCACCGGCGCGATCGTGCAGCGGCAGCCGTTCGGCGGGTGGAAGCGATCATCGGTGGGGGCCGGCGCCAAGGCCGGGGGACCGAATTACCTCATCGGACTCGGATCGTGGCGGCCCTCCACCGGGGCGCCGCCCTCGGCGACCCTGCACCTGCGTGGGCTGGATTCGCGCATCACGACGCTGATCGAGGCGGCGCAGCCGACGCTCGACTACCAGGCCTTCGAGTGGCTGCGACGCGGGGCGCTGTCGGACGCCATCTCGTGGGACCGCGAATTCGGTCGGGTCAAGGACGTGTCGCAGCTCGGTGTGGAGCGAAACCTCTTCCGCTACCGCCCCGTCGGCGTCGCCGTCCGGGCGACCGGAGATGCCCCGTGGCAGGCGCTCCTGCGCGTGATCGTCGCGGCGCTTCGCGCCGGGTCGGAGGTCACCGTCAGCGCACCGGTGGGCATGCCGGCGGGGGTCCGCCGCGTGCTCGGCGAGGAGCAGGTGTCGGTGTTCGTCGAGAGCGACGAGGAGTTCGAGGCCCGCATGGTCGAGGCGCGCCCGGCGCGCGTGCGGCTGGTCGGGCCGCCGGCCTCCGTCAACGCGGCGCAGGCGGCGCTCGCCGACGCCCTCGCGGGCGACCCCGACGTCGCGGTGTACGCCGGCGAGGTCACGACGGCGGGCAGGATCGAGCTGCTGCCGTTCCTGCGCGAGCAGTCGGTGACCATCACCGCGCACCGCTTCGGCAACCCCGACCCCTGGTCGGCCGAGGTCATCTGA
- a CDS encoding GNAT family N-acetyltransferase: protein MPREVRRLEATDVERIEAEEPAGQGFVRAMWKLQQRDESVLIVAWVDGMPVGSAQLDLRTDPWEVKNLNVDERARGEGIGTALMAEAERLAAPSGRLSVGVGVDNPRARALYERLGFRPTGQESTTTYEYVDERGVRRTATETDVLLMKDLAAAPSA, encoded by the coding sequence ATGCCCCGTGAGGTCCGTCGCCTCGAGGCGACGGACGTCGAGAGGATCGAGGCGGAGGAACCCGCGGGCCAGGGCTTCGTCCGCGCGATGTGGAAGCTGCAGCAGCGTGACGAGTCCGTCCTGATCGTCGCCTGGGTCGACGGGATGCCGGTCGGCTCAGCGCAGCTCGATCTGCGGACCGATCCGTGGGAGGTGAAGAACCTCAACGTCGACGAGCGCGCTCGTGGCGAGGGGATCGGAACCGCGCTGATGGCGGAGGCCGAACGGCTGGCCGCCCCTTCCGGGCGCCTGAGCGTCGGCGTCGGTGTCGACAACCCTCGGGCGCGTGCCCTCTACGAGCGGCTCGGGTTTCGCCCGACCGGACAGGAGAGCACGACGACGTACGAGTACGTGGATGAGCGCGGCGTGCGCCGCACCGCCACCGAGACCGACGTGCTGCTGATGAAGGACCTCGCGGCCGCTCCTTCCGCCTGA
- a CDS encoding helix-turn-helix transcriptional regulator, producing MVRPTKVTNTIRAVREAAGMTQAEVARRVGVTRQTLIAIEQGRYSPTLELAFQLARVFDARLDDLFHYPDTSED from the coding sequence ATGGTCCGCCCCACGAAGGTCACCAACACCATCCGCGCCGTGCGCGAGGCCGCCGGGATGACGCAGGCCGAGGTCGCCCGCCGCGTGGGCGTCACGCGCCAGACCCTCATCGCCATCGAGCAGGGACGGTACTCCCCGACGCTCGAGCTCGCGTTCCAGCTCGCCCGCGTCTTCGACGCGCGCCTCGACGACCTCTTCCACTACCCCGACACGTCGGAGGACTGA
- a CDS encoding NAD(P)-dependent alcohol dehydrogenase, with protein MTTHTIPQTMTAWRQHAYGPAAVVQAETIPVPTPGRKEVLLKVAAASLNSGDIHLMRGEPRVVRLFFGLRRPRTRGRGMDVAGTVVALGADVTGLAVGDLVVGAGDETLAEFVTVKAERLTALPAGLDPVVAATLPIAGNTATTILDTCRVGAGSTVLLVGAGGGVGTLTAALAVARGAEVWATCGARAEQTLRDLGALRALDYRTHDIASLPAAAFDAVVDIAGELPLEALRDRLRDGGTVALVGGDGHPFWGPFPRIIRSLFLSRRARRFRSVTAVTKTPVTAELLRMTAAGVIRPVIERTYPLSDAGAAIAHVDAGHTVGKVVVVAD; from the coding sequence ATGACCACCCACACGATCCCGCAGACCATGACGGCTTGGCGCCAGCACGCCTACGGGCCGGCCGCCGTCGTGCAGGCCGAAACGATCCCTGTCCCCACCCCCGGTCGCAAGGAGGTGCTGCTGAAGGTCGCCGCCGCGTCGCTGAACTCCGGTGACATCCACCTGATGCGCGGCGAGCCGCGCGTGGTCCGGCTCTTCTTCGGGCTGCGACGCCCACGCACGCGGGGCCGGGGGATGGATGTCGCGGGCACGGTCGTCGCGCTCGGCGCCGACGTGACGGGGCTCGCCGTCGGCGATCTCGTCGTGGGGGCCGGCGACGAGACGCTGGCGGAGTTCGTCACGGTGAAGGCGGAGCGACTCACCGCGCTGCCGGCGGGCCTCGACCCGGTCGTCGCCGCGACGCTGCCGATCGCGGGCAACACCGCGACGACGATCCTCGACACCTGTCGGGTCGGGGCGGGGTCGACCGTGCTGCTCGTCGGAGCCGGGGGCGGAGTCGGCACCCTCACCGCCGCGCTCGCCGTCGCGCGCGGCGCGGAGGTGTGGGCGACCTGCGGTGCGCGGGCCGAGCAGACCCTCCGAGATCTCGGGGCCCTGCGCGCCCTCGATTACCGCACCCACGACATCGCCTCCCTTCCCGCCGCAGCCTTCGACGCCGTCGTCGACATCGCCGGCGAACTCCCGCTCGAGGCGCTCCGCGACCGTCTCCGCGACGGCGGTACCGTCGCCCTCGTCGGGGGCGACGGCCATCCCTTCTGGGGACCGTTCCCACGGATCATCCGCTCGCTCTTCCTCAGCCGCCGCGCGCGGCGGTTCCGTTCGGTCACGGCCGTGACGAAGACCCCGGTGACGGCTGAGCTGCTGAGGATGACGGCGGCCGGCGTCATCCGTCCCGTCATCGAAAGGACCTACCCCCTGAGCGACGCCGGAGCAGCGATCGCCCATGTCGACGCCGGGCACACGGTGGGCAAGGTCGTGGTCGTCGCCGACTGA